One stretch of Streptomyces sp. NBC_00443 DNA includes these proteins:
- a CDS encoding sacsin N-terminal ATP-binding-like domain-containing protein has product MRRVNVSKFVRPAAEGADPFGTARLRRGVLDAWATSPARFREDANAEEDLVLGGYRDRLVVELAQNAADAAARAGVPGKLRLTLREGVLVAANTGAALDAGGVESLATLRASAKRDSASVGRFGVGFASVIAVTDEPAVVGRHGGVRWSLAEARELARETAAHSPGLGDEIRRRDGHVPLLRLPFAAEGTAPDPYDTVVILPLRDTAAADLAERLLHSVDDALLLALPGLEEVVIEVGDAEPRTLRRGADGPFTVVEDSANGVTHWRTAAAHGPLTPELLADRPVEERLRPHWSLTWAVPVNAADSTPARPRTAPVVHAPTPSDEALGVPALLIASFPLDTTRRHAAPGPLTDFLVQRAADAYAELLADWRPVSDGIIGLVPGPLGKGELDGALRQAILERLPRTSFLPPAVQPQEQDSELPESLRPRDAEVVEGAGADTVHVLAEVLPTLLPAGLERRVELRTLGVTRVPLTDAVDRLAGLEKEPGWWRRLYDSLAGVDPDRLSGLPVPLADGRTTIGPRQILLPTSDGAPVDPEILARLGLKVAHPDAAHPLLEKLGALPATPRAVLTTPQVRAAVAASLDDDGALSWEEDTPDAEELADTVLALVREAGLEPGDEPWLGALALPDEEGEPAPAGELVLPGSPFHQVMRDGELATVDAELAEKWGEQPLAACGVLANFALVRATDVVLDPDELEPREGDFAEPDDPGLLDAVDVWSEDILDRFPDTPVPPVATELIAVRDLDLVDDDKWPQALALLARPPLRDALTQQVRILLPDGTHEVVRPYTAWWLRGHPVLDGRRPAGLLASGGDPLLRGLYDEADATGFEDEQVLRALGVRTSVAALLDEPGGGAELLDRLADPDRRVTSAQLHALYGALADLDPDQVTLPDELRAVIDGRVEVVDAADAVVVDSPDLLPFTEGVPLLPVRPSRAAELAELFQVRRLSESVTGDVDSEGTEHDVPEPVRVLLGARTPRSYVEHEELVVDGVEIDWRHTNDGTLHASTLEGVAAGLAWAAGQWPRRFEVAALLEDPSRTEELARDRWFD; this is encoded by the coding sequence ATGAGGAGAGTCAACGTGAGCAAGTTCGTGCGGCCTGCGGCCGAGGGCGCCGACCCCTTCGGTACGGCCCGTCTGCGTCGCGGCGTGCTGGATGCCTGGGCGACCAGTCCGGCCCGTTTCCGGGAGGACGCCAACGCCGAGGAGGACCTCGTCCTCGGCGGGTACCGGGACCGGCTCGTCGTCGAGCTCGCTCAGAACGCCGCCGACGCCGCCGCCAGGGCGGGAGTGCCCGGAAAGCTCCGGCTCACCCTCCGCGAGGGTGTTCTCGTCGCCGCCAACACCGGTGCTGCGCTGGACGCGGGCGGTGTCGAGTCGCTGGCCACCCTGCGCGCCTCCGCCAAGCGGGACTCGGCCTCCGTCGGCCGGTTCGGTGTCGGCTTCGCGTCCGTGATCGCGGTCACCGACGAACCCGCCGTCGTCGGGCGGCACGGCGGTGTCCGGTGGTCCCTCGCCGAGGCCCGTGAACTGGCCCGGGAGACCGCGGCACACAGCCCGGGGCTCGGGGACGAGATCCGGCGGCGGGACGGACATGTGCCGCTGCTGCGCCTGCCGTTCGCCGCCGAGGGCACCGCCCCGGACCCCTACGACACGGTCGTCATCCTCCCTCTGCGCGACACCGCCGCGGCCGACCTCGCCGAGCGGCTGCTGCACTCCGTCGACGACGCCCTGCTCCTCGCCCTGCCCGGGCTGGAGGAGGTCGTGATCGAGGTCGGCGATGCCGAGCCGCGCACCCTGCGCCGTGGAGCCGACGGACCCTTCACCGTCGTGGAGGACTCCGCCAACGGCGTCACCCACTGGCGTACGGCCGCCGCCCACGGCCCGCTCACGCCCGAACTGCTCGCCGACCGCCCGGTCGAGGAGCGGCTGCGCCCCCACTGGTCGCTCACCTGGGCCGTCCCGGTCAACGCCGCCGACAGCACGCCCGCCCGGCCCCGCACCGCCCCCGTCGTCCACGCGCCGACGCCCAGCGACGAGGCCCTCGGCGTCCCCGCCCTCCTCATCGCCTCCTTCCCCCTCGACACCACCCGCCGGCACGCCGCCCCCGGCCCGCTCACCGACTTCCTCGTGCAGCGGGCGGCGGACGCGTACGCCGAACTGCTCGCCGACTGGCGCCCGGTGAGCGACGGCATCATCGGCCTCGTGCCCGGCCCGCTCGGCAAGGGCGAACTCGACGGCGCCCTGCGCCAGGCCATCCTGGAGCGCCTGCCCCGCACGTCGTTCCTGCCGCCCGCCGTCCAGCCGCAGGAGCAGGACTCCGAGCTGCCCGAGTCCCTGCGGCCCCGGGACGCCGAAGTGGTCGAAGGCGCCGGCGCCGACACCGTGCACGTCCTCGCCGAGGTACTGCCCACCCTCCTCCCCGCCGGGCTCGAACGGCGCGTGGAGCTGCGGACGTTGGGCGTCACCCGGGTCCCGCTGACCGACGCGGTCGACCGCCTCGCCGGGCTGGAGAAGGAGCCGGGCTGGTGGCGGCGGCTCTACGACAGCCTCGCCGGGGTCGACCCGGACCGGCTGTCCGGCCTGCCCGTGCCGCTGGCCGACGGGCGCACCACCATCGGCCCCCGGCAGATCCTGCTCCCCACCTCCGACGGCGCCCCCGTCGACCCGGAGATCCTGGCCCGCCTCGGCCTGAAGGTCGCCCACCCGGACGCCGCGCACCCGCTCCTGGAGAAGCTCGGCGCCCTGCCGGCCACGCCCCGCGCGGTCCTCACCACGCCCCAGGTGCGCGCCGCGGTCGCCGCCTCCCTGGACGACGACGGCGCGCTGAGCTGGGAGGAGGACACGCCCGACGCCGAGGAACTGGCCGACACCGTCCTCGCCCTCGTGCGCGAAGCGGGCCTGGAGCCCGGTGACGAGCCGTGGCTCGGCGCCCTCGCGCTGCCCGACGAGGAGGGCGAGCCCGCGCCCGCCGGTGAACTCGTCCTCCCCGGCAGCCCCTTCCACCAGGTCATGCGGGACGGCGAACTCGCCACCGTGGACGCCGAACTGGCCGAGAAGTGGGGCGAGCAGCCCCTCGCGGCCTGTGGTGTCCTCGCGAACTTCGCCCTCGTGCGCGCCACGGACGTCGTCCTCGACCCGGACGAACTGGAGCCGCGCGAGGGCGACTTCGCCGAGCCCGACGACCCGGGTCTGCTGGACGCCGTGGACGTCTGGAGCGAGGACATCCTCGACCGCTTCCCGGACACGCCGGTACCGCCGGTCGCCACCGAGCTGATCGCCGTACGCGACCTGGACCTGGTGGACGACGACAAGTGGCCCCAGGCCCTCGCCCTGCTCGCCCGGCCGCCCCTGCGGGACGCGCTGACCCAGCAGGTGCGGATCCTGCTGCCCGACGGCACGCACGAGGTCGTACGGCCGTACACCGCCTGGTGGCTGCGCGGTCACCCGGTGCTGGACGGCCGCCGCCCGGCCGGGCTCCTCGCCTCCGGCGGCGATCCGCTGCTGCGCGGCCTGTACGACGAGGCCGACGCGACCGGCTTCGAGGACGAACAGGTGCTGCGGGCCCTCGGGGTGCGTACCTCCGTCGCCGCGCTGCTGGACGAGCCGGGCGGCGGCGCCGAGCTGCTCGACCGCCTCGCCGACCCGGACCGCCGCGTCACCTCCGCCCAGCTGCACGCCCTGTACGGCGCCCTGGCCGACCTCGACCCCGACCAGGTGACCCTGCCGGACGAGCTGCGGGCCGTGATCGACGGGCGGGTCGAGGTGGTGGACGCGGCGGACGCGGTGGTCGTGGACTCACCCGACCTGCTGCCGTTCACGGAGGGCGTGCCGCTGCTTCCCGTACGGCCTTCGCGCGCCGCCGAGCTGGCCGAGCTGTTCCAGGTGCGGCGGCTGAGCGAGTCCGTCACCGGCGACGTGGACTCCGAGGGCACCGAGCATGACGTACCGGAGCCGGTACGGGTGCTGCTCGGGGCGCGGACGCCCCGGTCGTACGTCGAGCACGAGGAACTCGTCGTCGACGGCGTGGAGATCGACTGGCGCCACACGAACGACGGCACCCTGCACGCCTCGACCCTGGAGGGCGTCGCCGCGGGGCTCGCCTGGGCGGCGGGGCAGTGGCCGCGACGGTTCGAGGTGGCGGCACTGCTGGAGGATCCGTCCCGGACGGAGGAGCTGGCTCGGGACCGGTGGTTCGACTGA
- a CDS encoding calcium-binding protein: MRMRATLGVVTGALALSALAVPAAQADEVEGDTAISNVVVNGGKAAVVGSTAKKTITVSFTVKDNSGVDWAQAILFHGANIDSSDSGAVANSSDGRAKCTVVNSTTSNCKSTFDLKPGYNLINKVAGTWKVWAIAAGNDADYVQKDNAKSFQVQRASKLTVNASPEPVKKGKTITVTGKLTRANWESGTYSGYATQSVKLQFRKKSSSTYSTVKTIKTNSKGDLKTTVTASQDGYFRYGFAGTSTTPAVNATGDFVDVR, encoded by the coding sequence ATGCGCATGCGTGCCACCCTCGGCGTCGTCACCGGCGCCCTGGCCCTTTCCGCTCTTGCCGTGCCGGCCGCCCAGGCCGACGAGGTCGAGGGCGACACGGCGATCTCGAACGTCGTGGTGAACGGTGGCAAGGCGGCGGTCGTCGGGTCGACCGCGAAGAAGACCATCACCGTGTCCTTCACCGTCAAGGACAACTCGGGCGTCGACTGGGCCCAGGCGATCCTGTTCCACGGCGCGAACATCGACAGCTCCGACTCCGGTGCCGTGGCCAACAGCAGCGACGGTCGCGCCAAGTGCACGGTGGTCAACTCGACGACGTCGAACTGCAAGTCCACCTTCGACCTCAAGCCGGGCTACAACCTGATCAACAAGGTGGCCGGCACCTGGAAGGTCTGGGCGATCGCGGCGGGCAACGACGCCGACTACGTCCAGAAGGACAACGCCAAGAGCTTCCAGGTCCAGCGCGCCTCCAAGCTGACGGTCAACGCCTCGCCGGAGCCGGTGAAGAAGGGCAAGACCATCACGGTCACCGGCAAGCTGACCCGCGCCAACTGGGAGTCCGGCACCTACTCGGGCTACGCCACGCAGTCCGTGAAGCTGCAGTTCCGCAAGAAGAGCAGCAGCACCTACAGCACCGTCAAGACCATCAAGACCAACTCGAAGGGCGACCTGAAGACCACGGTCACCGCGTCGCAGGACGGCTACTTCCGTTACGGCTTCGCGGGCACGTCGACCACCCCGGCGGTCAACGCCACGGGTGACTTCGTCGACGTGCGGTGA
- a CDS encoding cation-translocating P-type ATPase, with the protein MTHTDMGAEVDNPVHPVRAPVATGGLTAAEVAERVARREVNDVPVRSSRSMTDIVRANVFTRFNAIIGVLWVIMLFVAPIQDSLFGFVILANTGIGIVQEWRAKKTLDSLAVIGEARPTVRRDGVAGEVSTSEIVLDDLIEIGPGDKAVVDGVCVEADGLEIDESLLTGEADPVVKQPGDQVLSGSFVVAGGGAFQATKVGREAYAAQLAEEASRFTLVQSELRSGISTILKYVTWMMIPAATGLIITQLVAKDNALDDSIARTVGGIVPMVPEGLVLLTSVAFAIGVIRLGRKQCLVQELPAIEGLARVDTVCLDKTGTLTEGGMDVTELRPLGGNDEEYVRKVLGALGESDPRPNASLQAIIDAYPDADDWRCTESLPFSSARKYSGAAFSEGNGEASSWLLGAPDVLLGDDDPALAETDRLNEQGLRVLLLARVGRDLDDPEVAQGAKPAALVVLEQRLRPDAADTLHYFAEQNVRAKVISGDNAVSVGAVATKLGLAGTTVDARRLPRDQDAMATALDEGTVFGRVTPQQKRDMVGALQSHGHTVAMTGDGVNDVLALKDADIGVAMGSGSEATRAVAQIVLLNNSFATLPSVVAEGRRVIGNITRVATLFLVKTVYSVLLALMVVCWQVEYPFLPRHLTLLSTLTIGVPAFFLALAPNKERAKPHFVRRVMRYSIPGGVVAAVATFLTYLIARHYYTGEGALDAETSAATLTLFLIAMWVLIIIARPYTWWRVALVAAMGLGFLVVLVVPWLQEFFALRLVGMTMPWIAVGISAVAALTLEVAWRWVDRRFPA; encoded by the coding sequence ATGACGCATACCGACATGGGCGCCGAAGTGGACAACCCTGTGCACCCCGTTCGCGCCCCGGTGGCGACGGGCGGGCTGACCGCCGCCGAGGTGGCCGAGCGGGTCGCCCGGCGGGAGGTCAACGACGTTCCGGTGCGCAGCAGCCGGTCGATGACCGACATCGTCCGCGCCAACGTGTTCACCCGCTTCAACGCGATCATCGGCGTGCTCTGGGTGATCATGCTGTTCGTCGCGCCCATCCAGGACAGCCTGTTCGGCTTCGTGATCCTCGCCAACACCGGCATCGGGATCGTCCAGGAGTGGCGGGCGAAGAAGACCCTCGACTCGCTCGCCGTGATCGGCGAGGCCCGGCCCACCGTGCGGCGCGACGGGGTGGCCGGCGAGGTCAGCACCTCGGAGATCGTGCTCGACGACCTGATAGAGATCGGGCCGGGCGACAAGGCCGTCGTGGACGGTGTGTGCGTCGAGGCCGACGGGCTGGAGATCGACGAGTCGCTGCTCACCGGCGAGGCAGACCCGGTCGTCAAGCAGCCCGGGGACCAGGTGCTGTCCGGCAGCTTCGTCGTCGCCGGGGGCGGCGCCTTCCAGGCCACCAAGGTCGGGCGCGAGGCCTACGCCGCGCAGCTCGCCGAGGAGGCGTCCCGCTTCACGCTGGTCCAGTCCGAGCTGCGCTCCGGTATCTCCACCATCCTCAAGTACGTGACCTGGATGATGATCCCGGCCGCGACCGGCCTGATCATCACCCAGCTCGTCGCCAAGGACAACGCGCTCGACGACTCGATCGCCCGGACCGTCGGCGGCATCGTGCCGATGGTCCCCGAGGGGCTGGTGCTCCTCACCTCGGTCGCCTTCGCCATCGGCGTCATCCGGCTCGGCCGCAAACAGTGCCTCGTGCAGGAACTGCCCGCCATAGAGGGCCTCGCCCGCGTCGACACCGTCTGCCTCGACAAGACCGGCACGCTCACCGAGGGCGGCATGGACGTCACCGAGCTGCGGCCCCTGGGCGGCAACGACGAGGAGTACGTACGCAAGGTGCTGGGCGCCCTCGGCGAGTCCGACCCCCGCCCGAACGCCTCCCTCCAGGCCATCATCGACGCCTACCCCGACGCCGATGACTGGCGCTGCACCGAGTCCCTCCCCTTCTCCTCCGCCCGCAAGTACAGCGGCGCCGCCTTCAGCGAGGGCAACGGCGAGGCCAGTTCGTGGCTGCTGGGCGCACCCGACGTCCTGCTCGGCGACGACGATCCCGCCCTGGCCGAAACGGACCGGCTGAACGAACAGGGGCTACGGGTCCTGCTGCTCGCCCGGGTCGGCCGCGACCTCGACGATCCCGAGGTCGCGCAGGGAGCCAAGCCCGCCGCCCTGGTGGTACTGGAACAGCGGCTGCGGCCCGACGCCGCCGACACCCTGCACTACTTCGCCGAGCAGAACGTCCGCGCCAAGGTGATCTCCGGGGACAACGCGGTGTCCGTGGGCGCGGTGGCGACCAAGCTCGGGCTGGCCGGTACGACGGTCGATGCGCGCCGGCTCCCGCGGGACCAGGACGCGATGGCTACGGCCCTCGACGAGGGCACGGTGTTCGGGCGGGTCACCCCGCAGCAGAAGCGGGACATGGTGGGCGCGCTGCAGTCCCACGGGCACACGGTCGCCATGACCGGCGACGGTGTGAACGACGTCCTCGCCCTGAAGGACGCCGACATCGGTGTGGCCATGGGCTCCGGGTCGGAGGCCACGCGCGCGGTCGCGCAGATCGTGCTGCTCAACAACAGCTTCGCGACGCTGCCGTCGGTGGTCGCCGAAGGGCGTCGGGTCATCGGCAACATCACGCGCGTGGCGACGCTGTTCCTGGTCAAGACCGTCTATTCGGTGCTACTGGCGCTGATGGTGGTGTGCTGGCAGGTGGAGTACCCGTTCCTGCCGCGCCATCTGACGCTGCTGTCCACCCTCACCATCGGCGTCCCCGCCTTCTTCCTGGCCCTCGCGCCCAACAAGGAACGCGCGAAACCCCACTTCGTACGGCGGGTCATGCGGTACTCGATACCGGGCGGGGTGGTGGCCGCGGTGGCGACGTTCCTGACGTACCTGATCGCCCGTCACTACTACACCGGCGAGGGCGCCCTGGACGCGGAGACCAGCGCCGCCACGCTGACGCTGTTCCTGATCGCGATGTGGGTGCTGATCATCATCGCCCGGCCTTACACGTGGTGGCGGGTCGCCCTCGTGGCGGCGATGGGGCTCGGATTCCTGGTGGTGCTGGTGGTGCCGTGGCTGCAGGAGTTCTTCGCGCTGCGGCTGGTGGGCATGACGATGCCGTGGATCGCGGTGGGCATCTCGGCGGTGGCCGCCCTCACCCTGGAGGTCGCCTGGAGGTGGGTCGACCGCCGCTTCCCGGCCTAG
- a CDS encoding DUF2530 domain-containing protein, which translates to MAGLFSGSFKHEAPEPLEGPVVATITGGTIIWFVLFVVQLPFYGWFDDRGQAWWVWTCLAGGGLGLIGIWYVRRRDAALKRAAALEEPRETTGEPQSS; encoded by the coding sequence ATGGCCGGTCTTTTCTCGGGATCCTTCAAGCACGAGGCGCCGGAGCCCCTGGAGGGCCCCGTGGTCGCCACCATCACCGGCGGCACGATCATCTGGTTCGTCCTCTTCGTCGTCCAGCTCCCCTTCTACGGCTGGTTCGACGACCGCGGACAGGCCTGGTGGGTGTGGACCTGTCTGGCCGGCGGCGGGCTGGGGCTCATCGGCATCTGGTACGTCCGCAGGCGCGACGCCGCCCTCAAGCGGGCGGCGGCTCTGGAGGAGCCCCGGGAAACCACGGGCGAACCCCAGTCGTCCTGA
- a CDS encoding NCS2 family permease yields MPTSAPAKAPTPEQPGAGPAYGALDRFFKISERGSTLPREIRGGLATFFAMAYIIVLNPIILGSAKDMYGHQLDNGQLVTATTLTAAFTTLLMGVIGNVPIALAAGLGVNSVVALQLAPRMSWPDAMGMVVLAGFVVMLLVATGLRERVMNAVPYGLRKAISIGIGLFIMLIGLVDSGFVSRIPDAAQTTVPLQLGGDGHLNGWPVLVFILGALLTLALIVRKVPGAILISIVAMTVLAVVIEAVANVPSWGLTTPKWPGNPVASPDFGLIGEVDLFGGFGKVGALTGILFVFTVLLSCFFDAMGTIMGVSDEAKLTDAQGQMPGINKVLFVDGLAVAAGGASSSSATTAFVESTAGVGEGARTGFANVVTGALFGVALFLTPVATMVPSQAATPALLAVGFLILANSVKEIDWADYTIAIPAFVTMVMMPFTYSITNGIGMGFITFAVLRLAAGRGREVPIAMYVVAAVFGFYYLMPALGLT; encoded by the coding sequence ATGCCCACCTCGGCTCCTGCCAAGGCCCCCACCCCTGAACAGCCGGGAGCCGGGCCCGCTTACGGCGCACTCGACCGCTTCTTCAAGATCTCCGAACGCGGCAGCACGCTGCCCCGTGAGATCCGCGGCGGCCTCGCCACCTTCTTCGCGATGGCCTACATCATCGTGCTGAACCCGATCATCCTCGGCAGCGCGAAGGACATGTACGGGCATCAGCTCGACAACGGACAGCTCGTCACCGCGACGACGCTGACGGCGGCGTTCACCACCCTCCTCATGGGCGTCATCGGCAATGTGCCGATCGCGCTCGCCGCCGGTCTCGGCGTGAACTCGGTCGTCGCACTCCAGCTGGCGCCCCGGATGTCCTGGCCGGACGCCATGGGCATGGTGGTCCTGGCCGGCTTCGTGGTCATGCTGCTCGTCGCCACCGGTCTGCGCGAGCGCGTGATGAACGCCGTGCCCTACGGTCTGCGCAAGGCCATCTCCATCGGCATCGGCCTGTTCATCATGCTGATCGGCCTCGTCGACTCCGGTTTCGTCTCGCGCATCCCGGACGCCGCCCAGACCACGGTCCCGCTCCAGCTCGGCGGCGACGGCCACCTCAACGGCTGGCCGGTGCTGGTCTTCATCCTCGGCGCGCTGCTCACCCTCGCGCTGATCGTGCGCAAGGTCCCCGGCGCGATCCTCATCTCGATCGTCGCGATGACCGTGCTCGCGGTCGTCATCGAGGCCGTCGCGAACGTGCCGTCCTGGGGCCTGACGACCCCGAAGTGGCCCGGAAACCCCGTCGCCAGCCCCGACTTCGGCCTGATCGGCGAGGTCGACCTCTTCGGCGGCTTCGGCAAGGTCGGCGCGCTGACCGGCATCCTCTTCGTCTTCACCGTCCTGCTGTCCTGCTTCTTCGACGCCATGGGCACGATCATGGGCGTCAGCGACGAGGCGAAGCTGACCGACGCCCAGGGGCAGATGCCCGGCATCAACAAGGTCCTGTTCGTCGACGGCCTCGCCGTCGCCGCGGGCGGCGCCAGCTCCTCCTCGGCCACCACCGCGTTCGTGGAGTCCACGGCCGGCGTCGGCGAGGGCGCCCGCACCGGATTCGCGAACGTCGTCACCGGCGCCCTGTTCGGTGTGGCGCTGTTCCTGACGCCCGTCGCCACCATGGTCCCGTCCCAGGCGGCCACCCCGGCCCTGCTGGCGGTCGGCTTCCTGATCCTCGCGAACTCCGTCAAGGAGATCGACTGGGCCGACTACACCATCGCGATCCCGGCCTTCGTGACGATGGTGATGATGCCGTTCACCTACTCGATCACCAACGGCATCGGCATGGGCTTCATCACCTTCGCGGTGCTGCGCCTGGCCGCCGGGCGGGGCCGGGAGGTGCCGATCGCGATGTACGTCGTGGCGGCGGTGTTCGGCTTCTACTACCTGATGCCGGCGCTGGGCCTCACGTAA
- a CDS encoding ribbon-helix-helix protein, CopG family, with the protein MGTSVLSLRIDHELLERLRQHAAKRGMSVQDYVVRTLIRDDFDERFQAAVEETEKFYGRT; encoded by the coding sequence ATGGGGACCAGCGTGCTCAGCCTGCGAATAGACCATGAGCTGCTCGAACGGCTCCGACAGCATGCCGCGAAAAGAGGAATGAGCGTCCAGGACTACGTAGTCCGAACGCTCATCCGCGATGACTTCGACGAACGGTTCCAGGCCGCCGTGGAAGAGACAGAGAAGTTCTACGGGCGCACGTGA
- a CDS encoding MarR family winged helix-turn-helix transcriptional regulator → MSDLTHGDNAAAVNSLRSAVMRLSRRLKHQRVDESLSPTEMSVLGTLSLCGKATPGELARKEHVQPPSMTRIVALLEAKGLVRLEPHPEDRRQKVVTKTEQAEAMLEESRRKRNAFLATLVEGLDEDEWAKLRAAAPVLEKLAHL, encoded by the coding sequence ATGTCGGACCTTACCCATGGCGACAACGCTGCCGCCGTGAACTCCCTGCGCTCCGCCGTGATGCGACTGTCACGCCGGCTCAAGCACCAGCGGGTCGACGAGTCGCTGAGCCCCACCGAGATGTCGGTGCTGGGCACCCTCTCCCTCTGCGGAAAGGCCACCCCCGGTGAGCTCGCCCGCAAGGAGCACGTTCAGCCGCCGTCGATGACCCGTATCGTCGCCCTGCTTGAGGCCAAGGGACTGGTCCGGCTGGAGCCGCACCCGGAGGACCGGCGCCAGAAGGTCGTCACGAAGACCGAGCAGGCCGAGGCGATGCTCGAGGAGAGCCGCCGTAAGCGCAACGCCTTCCTGGCGACCCTGGTCGAGGGTCTCGACGAGGACGAGTGGGCGAAACTGCGCGCCGCCGCCCCCGTGCTGGAGAAGCTCGCACACCTGTAA